A genomic window from Streptomyces broussonetiae includes:
- a CDS encoding N-acyl-D-amino-acid deacylase family protein: MLDHLIKGATVVDGTGAPGFTADVGLREGRIAAVGRITEEARTSEDATGLVLTPGFVDPHTHYDAQLFWDPYATPSLNHGVTTVAAGNCGFTLAPLNPARPQDADYTRRMMAKVEGMSLVALEEGAPWSWNSFGEYLDALDGRIAVNAGFMVGHCALRRHVMGPDAVGGQPDAEQLERMVRLLHEAMDAGAWGLSTTQSSTHSDGDGQPVASRHARPAELLALSRAVGEHEGTQIEAIVAGCLDQFSDDEIDLLVEMSAVAGRPLNWNVLTIDAAVPERVPRQLSASERARKAGGRVVALTMPILTPMNMSLGTFCALNLIPGWGPILALPVPERIARLRDPAVQAEMLRQARSKEAGVFRRLANFGRYVIGDTYSEANRGLTGRVVRDIAEERGLDPFACLVEICAHDELRTVLWPMPRDNDPASWALRAETWQHEDVLLGGSDAGAHLDRMCGAPYTTRFLGDCLRGRKLVGFEQAVKMLTDDPARLFGLHERGQVRTGWHADLVLLDPERIDAGQARLVHDLPGDSPRLDSRAIGIRAVWVNGVEAIRDDAVSGAVPGRVLRSGRDTRTVSTR, encoded by the coding sequence ATGCTGGACCACCTGATCAAGGGCGCCACCGTCGTGGACGGCACCGGCGCGCCCGGCTTCACCGCCGACGTCGGCCTGCGCGAGGGCCGGATCGCCGCCGTCGGCAGGATCACCGAGGAGGCCCGCACGAGCGAGGACGCCACGGGACTCGTCCTCACCCCCGGCTTCGTCGATCCGCACACCCACTACGACGCCCAGCTCTTCTGGGACCCCTACGCCACGCCCTCGCTGAACCACGGGGTGACCACGGTCGCCGCCGGCAACTGCGGGTTCACGCTCGCCCCGCTCAACCCCGCCCGGCCCCAGGACGCCGACTACACCCGGCGGATGATGGCCAAGGTGGAGGGGATGTCCCTGGTGGCGCTGGAGGAGGGGGCACCCTGGAGCTGGAACTCCTTCGGGGAGTACCTGGACGCCCTCGACGGACGGATCGCCGTCAACGCCGGCTTCATGGTCGGACACTGCGCGCTGCGCCGGCATGTGATGGGACCGGACGCCGTGGGCGGGCAGCCCGACGCGGAGCAACTGGAGCGGATGGTACGGCTGCTGCACGAGGCGATGGACGCCGGTGCCTGGGGCCTGTCCACCACCCAGTCGAGCACCCACTCCGACGGCGACGGACAGCCGGTCGCCTCCCGGCACGCCCGGCCCGCCGAACTGCTCGCCCTGTCCCGGGCCGTCGGCGAGCACGAGGGCACGCAGATCGAGGCGATCGTCGCCGGGTGCCTGGACCAGTTCAGCGACGACGAGATCGACCTGCTCGTGGAGATGAGCGCGGTCGCCGGCCGGCCGCTCAACTGGAACGTGCTCACCATCGACGCGGCCGTCCCGGAGCGGGTGCCCCGGCAGCTCAGCGCGAGCGAGCGGGCCCGGAAGGCGGGCGGCCGGGTGGTGGCCCTCACCATGCCGATCCTCACCCCGATGAACATGTCCCTCGGCACCTTCTGCGCCCTCAACCTCATCCCTGGATGGGGGCCGATCCTCGCCCTGCCCGTGCCGGAGCGGATCGCGCGGCTGCGGGACCCGGCCGTCCAGGCGGAGATGCTGCGACAGGCCCGGTCCAAGGAGGCGGGCGTCTTCCGGCGGCTCGCCAACTTCGGCCGCTACGTCATCGGGGACACCTACAGCGAGGCCAACCGGGGCCTGACCGGCCGGGTGGTGCGCGACATCGCCGAGGAGCGGGGGCTGGACCCCTTCGCCTGCCTGGTGGAGATCTGCGCGCACGACGAACTGCGTACGGTGCTGTGGCCGATGCCCCGCGACAACGACCCCGCCTCCTGGGCGCTGCGTGCCGAGACCTGGCAGCACGAGGACGTGCTGCTGGGCGGGTCCGACGCGGGGGCGCATCTGGACCGGATGTGCGGGGCACCGTACACGACGCGCTTCCTCGGCGACTGTCTGCGCGGCCGGAAGCTGGTCGGGTTCGAGCAGGCGGTGAAGATGCTCACCGACGACCCCGCACGGCTCTTCGGGCTGCACGAGCGCGGGCAGGTGCGCACGGGCTGGCACGCCGACCTCGTGCTTCTCGACCCGGAGCGGATCGACGCCGGGCAGGCCCGGCTGGTGCACGACCTGCCGGGGGACAGCCCCCGCCTGGACTCCCGGGCGATCGGGATACGGGCCGTGTGGGTCAACGGGGTCGAGGCCATCCGGGACGACGCGGTGAGCGGGGCCGTACCGGGCAGGGTGCTGCGCTCGGGGCGGGACACACGGACGGTGAGCACACGGTGA
- a CDS encoding amidohydrolase family protein — METPQFPLIISVDDHTVEPATVWQERLPKKYLDTGPRIVRAPLKEMTFLGGRFRPVMGEPGSTDGPLGDWWAYEDLRRPLTRLDTAVGVDRDEVKLEVITYEQMRAGSYDVPARLADMDVNHVRSALCFPTFPRFCGQTFTEARDRELALLCVRAYNDWMVEEWCGPEAHGRLIPLTLIPLWDAHLAAEEVRRNAARGVRAVAFSEIPPHLGLPSVHTDDWDPFLAACDETGTVVAMHIGSSSRMPSTSADAPPAVGSTITFANCCFSMVDWLMSGKFERFSNLRVMYAEGQIGWIPYILERADVVWEENRGWGGVAGKVLRPPSELFAEHVYGCFFDDAFGLRNLDSIGVGNVLYETDYPHSDSTWPKSREVGEAQMGHLPADVVERIVRGNAIELLGLTQDGLWRGPR, encoded by the coding sequence ATGGAGACACCACAGTTCCCGCTGATCATCTCCGTCGACGACCACACCGTGGAGCCCGCCACCGTCTGGCAGGAGCGGCTGCCGAAGAAGTACCTGGACACCGGGCCCCGGATCGTGCGCGCCCCGCTGAAGGAGATGACCTTCCTCGGCGGACGTTTCAGGCCCGTCATGGGTGAGCCCGGCAGTACCGACGGGCCTCTGGGCGACTGGTGGGCCTACGAGGACCTGCGCCGGCCGCTCACCCGGCTCGACACCGCCGTCGGGGTCGACCGCGACGAGGTGAAGCTCGAGGTCATCACCTACGAACAGATGCGCGCCGGGTCGTACGACGTCCCCGCCCGGCTCGCCGACATGGACGTCAACCACGTCCGGTCCGCGCTCTGTTTCCCCACCTTCCCCCGCTTCTGCGGCCAGACCTTCACCGAGGCCCGCGACCGCGAGCTGGCGCTGCTGTGCGTGCGCGCCTACAACGACTGGATGGTGGAGGAGTGGTGCGGGCCCGAGGCGCACGGGCGCCTGATACCGCTCACGCTCATCCCCCTGTGGGACGCCCACCTGGCCGCCGAGGAGGTACGGCGCAACGCGGCACGCGGGGTGCGGGCCGTCGCCTTCTCCGAGATACCCCCGCACCTCGGCCTGCCGTCCGTCCACACCGACGACTGGGACCCGTTCCTCGCGGCCTGCGACGAGACCGGCACGGTCGTCGCCATGCACATCGGCTCCAGCAGCAGGATGCCCTCCACCTCCGCCGACGCCCCGCCCGCCGTCGGCTCCACCATCACCTTCGCCAACTGCTGCTTCTCGATGGTCGACTGGCTGATGAGCGGCAAGTTCGAACGCTTTTCGAACCTCAGGGTCATGTACGCGGAGGGGCAGATCGGCTGGATCCCGTACATCCTCGAGCGGGCCGACGTGGTCTGGGAGGAGAACCGGGGCTGGGGCGGGGTCGCCGGCAAGGTGCTCCGGCCGCCCTCGGAGCTGTTCGCCGAGCACGTCTACGGCTGCTTCTTCGACGACGCCTTCGGCCTGAGGAACCTCGACTCCATCGGCGTCGGCAACGTCCTGTACGAGACCGACTACCCGCACTCCGACTCGACCTGGCCCAAGTCCCGCGAGGTCGGTGAGGCGCAGATGGGGCATCTGCCGGCCGACGTGGTCGAGCGGATCGTGCGCGGCAACGCCATCGAGCTGCTGGGGCTGACGCAGGACGGGCTGTGGAGGGGGCCGAGGTGA
- a CDS encoding aldehyde dehydrogenase family protein, whose protein sequence is MSEGQRLFVGGQWVEPDGGHYPVTDPATEESAGWAPEASPEQARAACAAAREAFGAWSRTRPEERAAVLGRAAEIIRGHLAPYADLARAETGATTGTARAMQVGVAAARFRRYASVEPAEWAVAPQINEAGPMGRAGVMGALAVRQPVGVVTCVTSYNNPWANPAGKVAPALAMGNTVVVKPAPQDPLSVYRMAEALEAAGAPPGVVNVVSGRDVAVGEAVVACEDVDMVSFTGSTAVGRRIAEVCGRDMKRQLMELGGKGAALVFDDADLGSAVAGIGTTFSFYSGQICTAPTRVLAQRGVYDRLVEQLAAYAGRLKVGDPAAPDTVVGPVISAEHRARVESYVELGRKEGASVVAGGERPFLERGFYVAPTLLADCTNDMRAAREEIFGPVVCVIPFDEEDEGVALANDSDYGLIDYVWSGDVARAFRVARRLRAGGVGVNTVGRNMEAPFGGFKKSGVGRDVGSYALHAYSEVQAIVWPG, encoded by the coding sequence GTGAGCGAGGGGCAGCGGCTGTTCGTCGGAGGGCAGTGGGTGGAGCCGGACGGCGGCCACTACCCGGTGACCGACCCGGCCACCGAGGAGAGTGCCGGCTGGGCGCCGGAGGCCTCGCCGGAGCAGGCACGGGCGGCCTGCGCGGCGGCCCGTGAGGCGTTCGGGGCGTGGTCGCGGACCCGGCCCGAGGAGCGGGCGGCGGTGCTGGGACGGGCGGCGGAGATCATCCGCGGCCACCTGGCGCCGTACGCCGATCTGGCCCGCGCCGAGACCGGGGCGACCACCGGGACGGCCCGCGCGATGCAGGTCGGGGTGGCCGCCGCCCGCTTCCGCCGGTACGCGAGCGTGGAGCCCGCCGAGTGGGCCGTCGCCCCGCAGATCAACGAGGCCGGTCCGATGGGCCGGGCCGGTGTGATGGGCGCACTGGCCGTGCGGCAGCCCGTCGGGGTCGTCACCTGCGTCACCTCCTACAACAACCCGTGGGCCAACCCGGCCGGGAAGGTCGCCCCGGCGCTCGCCATGGGCAACACGGTGGTCGTCAAACCCGCCCCGCAGGACCCCCTGTCCGTCTACCGGATGGCCGAGGCGCTCGAGGCCGCCGGGGCGCCGCCCGGAGTGGTGAACGTCGTGTCGGGGCGGGACGTGGCCGTGGGCGAGGCGGTGGTGGCCTGCGAGGACGTGGACATGGTGAGCTTCACCGGCTCCACCGCCGTCGGGCGGCGCATCGCCGAGGTGTGCGGGCGGGACATGAAACGCCAGCTGATGGAGCTGGGCGGCAAGGGCGCGGCCCTGGTGTTCGACGACGCCGACCTCGGCTCGGCCGTCGCCGGCATCGGCACCACCTTCTCCTTCTACAGCGGGCAGATCTGCACGGCACCGACCCGGGTGCTGGCCCAGCGCGGGGTGTACGACCGGCTGGTGGAGCAACTGGCCGCATATGCGGGCCGGTTGAAGGTCGGGGACCCGGCCGCGCCGGACACGGTCGTCGGGCCGGTGATCTCGGCCGAGCACCGGGCGCGGGTGGAGTCCTATGTCGAACTCGGCCGCAAGGAGGGCGCGTCCGTGGTCGCGGGCGGTGAACGGCCTTTTCTGGAACGCGGGTTCTACGTCGCTCCGACGCTGCTCGCCGACTGCACCAACGACATGCGGGCCGCCCGGGAGGAGATCTTCGGGCCGGTGGTCTGCGTCATCCCCTTCGACGAGGAGGACGAGGGCGTCGCCCTCGCCAACGACTCCGACTACGGGCTCATCGACTACGTCTGGTCCGGTGACGTCGCCCGCGCCTTCCGGGTGGCCCGCCGGCTGCGGGCCGGCGGGGTCGGGGTCAACACCGTCGGCCGCAACATGGAGGCGCCGTTCGGCGGGTTCAAGAAGAGCGGGGTGGGGCGGGACGTGGGCTCGTACGCCCTGCACGCCTACAGCGAGGTGCAGGCCATCGTCTGGCCGGGCTGA
- a CDS encoding LLM class flavin-dependent oxidoreductase produces MEFGLFVQGYVGKRAETDPLAEHKALMEETEYVIQADQSGFKYAWASEHHFLEEYSHLSANDVFLGYLAHATERIHLGSGIFNPLAPVNHPVKVAEKVAMLDHLSEGRFEFGSGRGAGSHEILGFLPGITDMNYTKEIWEETIAEFPKMWLQDEYAGFQGKHWQLPPRKVLPKPYGKSHPAMWYAAGSPASYAMAAQKGLGVLGFSIQKVSDMEWVLEQYKTAVVNAEPVGDFVNDNVMVTTTAICAPTHAEAIEIAVGGGLHYLPSLVFRYHDTFPRPEGFPVWPETLPEYTPEFVELLIEEELLICGDPDEVLRQCKRWEQAGADQLSFGLPVGVPKEETLQTIRLIGEHVIPRIDTDPVHRTSRFRQAV; encoded by the coding sequence GTGGAATTCGGGCTCTTTGTACAGGGATACGTCGGAAAGCGTGCCGAGACCGACCCGCTGGCCGAGCACAAGGCGCTGATGGAGGAGACCGAGTACGTCATCCAGGCGGACCAGTCCGGCTTCAAGTACGCGTGGGCCTCCGAGCACCACTTCCTGGAGGAGTACTCGCACCTGTCCGCCAACGACGTGTTCCTGGGCTACCTGGCGCACGCGACGGAGCGGATCCATCTCGGCTCCGGCATCTTCAACCCCCTCGCGCCGGTCAACCACCCGGTGAAGGTGGCCGAGAAGGTCGCCATGCTCGACCACCTCAGCGAGGGCCGCTTCGAGTTCGGCAGCGGGCGGGGCGCGGGCTCGCACGAGATCCTCGGCTTCCTGCCCGGCATCACCGACATGAACTACACGAAGGAGATCTGGGAGGAGACGATCGCCGAGTTCCCCAAGATGTGGCTGCAGGACGAGTACGCGGGCTTCCAGGGCAAGCACTGGCAGCTGCCGCCGCGCAAGGTCCTGCCGAAGCCGTACGGGAAGTCCCACCCGGCGATGTGGTACGCGGCCGGGTCGCCCGCGTCGTACGCCATGGCCGCGCAGAAGGGGCTCGGCGTGCTCGGCTTCAGCATCCAGAAGGTCTCCGACATGGAGTGGGTGCTGGAGCAGTACAAGACGGCGGTCGTGAACGCCGAGCCGGTCGGGGACTTCGTCAACGACAACGTGATGGTGACGACCACCGCGATCTGCGCGCCGACCCACGCCGAGGCGATCGAGATCGCGGTGGGCGGCGGGCTGCACTACCTGCCCTCGCTGGTCTTCCGGTACCACGACACCTTCCCCCGGCCGGAGGGCTTCCCGGTGTGGCCCGAGACGCTGCCCGAGTACACACCCGAGTTCGTGGAGCTGCTCATCGAGGAGGAGCTGCTGATCTGCGGCGACCCGGACGAGGTGCTGCGCCAGTGCAAGCGCTGGGAGCAGGCCGGGGCGGACCAGCTGAGCTTCGGGCTGCCGGTGGGGGTGCCGAAGGAGGAGACGCTGCAGACGATCCGGCTGATCGGTGAGCATGTGATCCCCAGGATCGACACGGATCCCGTGCACCGGACGTCCCGGTTCCGTCAGGCCGTCTGA
- a CDS encoding LLM class F420-dependent oxidoreductase encodes MSLAYGIQLPVQSQSTLYAERWEDAAGPADLVAVARAADRAGFDYLAVCDHVAVPRRLAPAMSTVWYDPVATLAHLAAVTERVRLLSHVAVVGLRHPLITAKQYATVDHLSGGRLVLGVGAGHVREEFDALGADFERRGAVLDETIDALRAALGPEEFPEHHGKVYDFSGLGQRPRPAQRRVPLWVGGSSPPAVRRAALKGDGWLPQGDPRDRLPAQIARIRRLRADRGVAGPFTVGAITEPLYVGRAGWEVGRRTLTGAPEEIAASLRAYAAMGVDRIQVRFRSRDRSELIDQIGAFAAEVAPRLD; translated from the coding sequence GTGAGCCTCGCGTACGGCATCCAGCTGCCCGTCCAGTCGCAGAGCACCCTGTACGCCGAGCGCTGGGAGGACGCGGCCGGGCCGGCGGACCTGGTGGCCGTCGCGCGGGCCGCGGACCGGGCCGGGTTCGACTACCTCGCGGTCTGCGACCACGTGGCGGTGCCGCGCCGGCTCGCCCCGGCCATGAGCACGGTCTGGTACGACCCCGTCGCCACCCTCGCCCACCTCGCCGCCGTCACCGAGCGGGTGCGCCTGCTCAGCCATGTGGCCGTCGTGGGCCTGCGGCACCCGCTGATCACCGCCAAGCAGTACGCCACCGTGGACCACCTCTCCGGCGGGCGGCTGGTCCTCGGGGTGGGTGCGGGGCACGTACGGGAGGAGTTCGACGCGCTCGGCGCGGACTTCGAGCGGCGCGGGGCCGTTCTGGACGAGACGATCGACGCGCTGCGGGCCGCACTCGGCCCGGAGGAGTTCCCCGAGCACCACGGCAAGGTCTACGACTTCTCCGGCCTCGGCCAGCGGCCCCGGCCCGCCCAGCGGCGGGTCCCGCTCTGGGTCGGCGGCTCCTCGCCCCCCGCCGTACGCCGGGCCGCACTCAAGGGTGACGGGTGGCTGCCGCAGGGCGATCCGCGCGACCGGCTGCCCGCGCAGATCGCCCGCATCCGCCGCCTGCGCGCGGACCGGGGCGTGGCGGGGCCGTTCACCGTCGGGGCCATCACCGAGCCGCTGTACGTCGGGCGGGCCGGCTGGGAGGTCGGCCGGCGGACCCTCACCGGGGCGCCGGAGGAGATCGCCGCGTCGCTGCGGGCGTACGCGGCGATGGGCGTGGACCGGATCCAGGTGCGGTTCCGCAGCCGGGACCGCAGTGAACTCATCGACCAGATCGGCGCGTTCGCGGCCGAGGTCGCACCACGGCTGGACTGA
- a CDS encoding nitroreductase/quinone reductase family protein: MSGLAARKHRVVTLFQRHVANPLNRRLPFQTLLETTGRSSGLPRQTPVGGRRVGDAFWLVSEFGHKAQYIRNIQADPRVRVRLSGRWHHGTARLLPDDDPVARLRALPFFNSTAVRAFGTDLMTVRVDLED; encoded by the coding sequence ATGTCAGGCCTCGCAGCACGCAAGCACCGCGTGGTGACCCTCTTCCAGCGGCACGTCGCCAACCCCCTGAACCGACGGCTGCCGTTCCAGACCCTCCTGGAGACCACCGGCCGAAGCTCCGGCCTGCCCCGGCAGACCCCCGTCGGCGGTCGCCGGGTCGGGGACGCCTTCTGGCTGGTCTCCGAGTTCGGCCACAAGGCGCAGTACATCCGCAACATCCAGGCCGACCCGAGGGTCCGCGTCCGCCTGTCCGGCCGCTGGCACCACGGCACCGCCCGACTCCTGCCCGACGACGACCCCGTCGCCCGGCTGCGCGCCCTGCCCTTCTTCAACAGCACGGCGGTACGGGCCTTCGGCACGGATCTGATGACGGTGCGGGTGGATCTGGAGGACTGA
- a CDS encoding SDR family NAD(P)-dependent oxidoreductase encodes MGKLDGRVVVITGAARGQGEQEARLFRAEGARVAVADVLDEQGEALAEEIGALYVHLDVREEDGWREAVGAVKAAYGRIDGLVNNAGILRFNALVDTPLDEFMQVVQVNQVGCFLGMKTLAPELADGGTIVNTASYTAITGMAAVGSYSATKHAVLGLTRVAALELADRGIRVNAICPGAIDTAMSNPARLDPDADPEEMSRALDELYRKLVPLGRVGRPEEVARLALFLTSQDSSYITGQPFVIDGGWLAGVSVI; translated from the coding sequence ATGGGCAAGCTGGACGGGCGCGTCGTCGTCATCACCGGGGCGGCGCGCGGGCAGGGCGAGCAGGAGGCACGGCTCTTCCGGGCGGAGGGCGCCCGGGTGGCCGTGGCCGACGTGCTGGACGAGCAGGGCGAGGCCCTGGCCGAGGAGATCGGCGCGTTGTACGTCCACCTCGACGTGCGCGAGGAGGACGGCTGGCGGGAGGCCGTCGGGGCCGTGAAGGCGGCGTACGGGCGCATCGACGGGCTCGTCAACAACGCGGGCATCCTGCGCTTCAACGCCCTCGTGGACACTCCGCTGGACGAGTTCATGCAGGTCGTGCAGGTCAATCAGGTCGGCTGCTTCCTGGGCATGAAGACGCTGGCGCCGGAGCTGGCCGACGGCGGGACCATCGTCAACACCGCCTCCTACACGGCAATCACCGGCATGGCGGCCGTCGGCAGCTACAGCGCGACCAAGCACGCCGTGCTCGGTCTGACCCGGGTGGCGGCGCTGGAGCTGGCGGACCGGGGCATCCGGGTCAACGCGATCTGCCCCGGCGCCATCGACACCGCGATGTCCAACCCTGCGCGGCTGGACCCGGACGCAGACCCGGAGGAGATGAGCCGCGCGCTGGACGAGCTGTACCGCAAGCTCGTGCCGCTCGGCCGGGTCGGCCGGCCGGAGGAGGTGGCCCGGCTGGCGCTCTTCCTCACCTCGCAGGACTCCTCGTACATCACCGGGCAGCCGTTCGTGATCGACGGGGGCTGGCTGGCCGGGGTCAGCGTCATCTGA